Within Populus trichocarpa isolate Nisqually-1 chromosome 6, P.trichocarpa_v4.1, whole genome shotgun sequence, the genomic segment GAGATTGATTAGGGGATAAATGTTTTTGATAGTGATAGATAATTATATTCTAAACATGATGACATCATGGCAGTTACCGATCAAAGTAATTAATTAGCCACTAATTTCAATCTCATGCATCAAATTGTTGGGCAATATATGTAGATGAACAACTGCCCTTCAAAACACACATCCTCTCTCTAATATGGCAGAAGAAACACCACAGATTAAATGGGAAGGCAAGTCCATAGTTGAGCTAAAAGGGCCAACAGCAGACCAAATATGGCCTCTCTTGGAGGACTTCTGCAATATAAACAAATGGTTTCCAAGTATAGATGTATGCAACCATGTGGATGGTGAGCTGGGAAAGCCTGGCCTGACTCGGTACTGTGCTTCTAAAACACTATCAACGTATGGCAGTTATGATGAGGCCGTTGTCCGTTGGGTCAAAGAGAGGCTATTGATGATTAATCCTGCTGAAAAGTGTCTAAGCTACGAGGTCCTTGAAAACAACTCTGGATTCAAATCATATGTGGCCACCATGAAGGTATTGGAAATTAATGGATCAGATGCAGGTGAAAATGGGTGCAAGATCGAGTGGTCTTTCATTGCTGATCCAGTTGAAGGGTGGACGTTGGAGGATTTCAGTTCTTTCATTAACTTCTGTCTCCAATCCATGGGCAAGAACATGGAACAGGATGTCCTATCGGGTTAAGTTTAATATCTATGGTAGTCCCTATTGTTAGTCTTAATATGTGTTGTTCTCGTTGATGGGCTCTTAGCCTGAGGCACGTGGTTTCTACAGGGAAGAAGCCTTTGTCAGAAGATTGTTGACGTGGAGTACAATTAAAGGAGATGAATGAATAGCTCAGCTTGAGCAGCAATTTATTCGTACCTTTGTACTATATATTGATGAATATAATCTGTTTTcagaatgaaaaattatataagattgttcttgttttgcttttggaCGCTGTTGGAAACACtaatataaagtaaaattacCCAGAttggtttcatttttctttctttttcttatttatatacaTGTAGACACTTTGAGATGGTGGGATTTGGATTTTATGTTAGCGCTATCATTTGGTGTTCATGTGGCCAGCATTAGGCATGGCTTCTATATTATTGAAAAGCTTGTTTGCATTTTGAGAAGCACCATAGCATCATTAAGTAGTGATACCAGCAAATTCTGCTAGTCAAAATTGCTTTTAAGACAAACATATACCGAGCAGAGACATTCTGTTGTTAGTGTCATTAGTGAAGAGAAGGGAGGAATAAGCCTCAACGTTCAACTGAAACAAGGGAAACCCATGCGCGGGACCTTCCCTCCACTGAAAGGGGCACTCCCTAGAGTAACTTTAGCTAGCAAAAGGGAAACCCACGTTTTTCCTTTTGCAGAAAACAGAAGCCACTACATGAGAgagcttctttttctttgcataAATACAAGTTCCATTTCATGAGGCATGCAATACACAAATGTGGGAGGAATAAACTCGTGACGTAATACGATGTTTGAAATTGCTATACTTATGACCAAGCCAAGCCCTTGACACTAAGAATCTACAGCTAACTGTATATTTGTTCAGATTCAGCACCTAATCTCTTCTCCATCCAACTGATTATATCCTGACCAACTTCTTCGCGTTCAGGCTCAAAGAGAAGGTCATGCAAGAAACCATCATAAAGCTTTATGTCTTTGAACTTGGAGGCTGCCTCATTGTACAAATCTTGAGATGCTAGAGGATCAGTCACCTTGTCAGCAGTTCCATGGAGAACAAAGAATGGGACGAT encodes:
- the LOC7470735 gene encoding lachrymatory-factor synthase, coding for MAEETPQIKWEGKSIVELKGPTADQIWPLLEDFCNINKWFPSIDVCNHVDGELGKPGLTRYCASKTLSTYGSYDEAVVRWVKERLLMINPAEKCLSYEVLENNSGFKSYVATMKVLEINGSDAGENGCKIEWSFIADPVEGWTLEDFSSFINFCLQSMGKNMEQDVLSG